A single bacterium DNA region contains:
- the rpsO gene encoding 30S ribosomal protein S15 — translation MTNGENKSDIIRKFQRQDSDTGSPEVQVALLTRRIDSLTEHFKAHVKDHSSRRGLLKLVGQRRRLLEYLKRNDQSKYSKLIGDLGLRK, via the coding sequence ATGACCAACGGAGAAAACAAGAGCGATATCATTCGGAAGTTCCAGCGCCAAGACAGCGACACCGGTTCGCCCGAGGTTCAAGTCGCTTTGCTCACTCGCCGAATCGATTCGCTCACCGAGCATTTCAAGGCCCACGTGAAGGATCATTCCTCCCGCCGGGGCCTGCTCAAGCTGGTCGGCCAACGCCGCCGCTTGCTCGAGTACCTGAAGCGCAACGATCAAAGCAAGTACTCGAAGCTCATTGGAGATTTAGGTTTACGTAAGTAG